A part of Helicobacter himalayensis genomic DNA contains:
- a CDS encoding methyltransferase type 11, translating into MVRVKSGGEMLACFNKVKQTQNTKLAKFIKKRVGDDILAQPKQPQTTKLAKITKDKIFNKFLSLYLKALRALVPNNLRDEVFITTSIGERHKWMYDAFSLSRLLDSEGFRDIKVLDFKTSNIPNFETYLLDMNADKSPYKGVSSLYMECVK; encoded by the coding sequence ATGGTGAGAGTAAAAAGCGGTGGGGAAATGCTCGCCTGTTTTAACAAAGTCAAACAAACACAAAATACTAAGCTCGCAAAATTTATCAAAAAGCGCGTGGGCGATGACATTCTAGCGCAACCCAAACAGCCACAAACCACAAAACTTGCAAAAATTACAAAAGATAAAATCTTTAATAAATTTCTTTCTCTTTATCTTAAAGCCTTGCGCGCACTTGTGCCAAATAACTTGCGCGATGAAGTATTTATCACCACAAGTATTGGCGAAAGGCATAAATGGATGTATGATGCTTTTTCACTTTCGCGTCTGCTAGATTCTGAAGGTTTTAGGGATATAAAGGTGCTTGACTTCAAAACTTCCAACATTCCAAATTTTGAAACATATTTGCTTGATATGAATGCCGACAAAAGCCCATATAAAGGAGTTTCGAGCCTTTATATGGAATGCGTGAAGTAG
- a CDS encoding outer membrane family protein, with the protein MKKFVFSLVPFAMTGALHAFDYKVNGTAETFTKWGFNNQALNIQRGIAPTESFTTLFSQLNINADLGAGFEVGLGGAIGGLAFDSTTNAPATTNGAVGTPVQNSYYGVSWDKASLQNYMVQNAFAQYNSNNVYLKLGRYESGKVGKYFSGYNQGAEGYITFSAFKVWGFWSNRRAFAYNQWFNDFYRVHGKDSKGHNRQTYAFGVDATFGGFGASLFTYFVPTKFTAPGASLSYDTNPQFDGSGVRTIIKANAIFPQKNAGFNSLGRNWGVIESSTASLLLDLKTQVNNFSFGAGVYKNFGNANALIGTWGNPLNALLDIWTASAYEQGAALNDIVGKDAFTGFGFVGATHGALDWQILARGTNSPRSAESSLALILKYKLREDISVGGKIEGFIDTTKAGYNPIYGYYRVNGGSGGIDNTGGIAQKRTDDRSHIFFYIAHSF; encoded by the coding sequence ATGAAAAAATTTGTCTTTTCTCTTGTGCCTTTTGCGATGACAGGCGCGCTGCACGCATTTGACTACAAAGTGAATGGCACAGCAGAGACTTTCACAAAATGGGGTTTTAATAATCAAGCGCTAAATATCCAAAGAGGTATCGCGCCAACTGAAAGCTTCACAACGCTTTTTAGTCAGCTTAATATCAATGCGGATTTGGGCGCAGGGTTTGAAGTCGGGCTTGGCGGTGCGATAGGCGGACTTGCCTTTGACTCTACTACCAACGCTCCAGCAACCACAAATGGCGCCGTAGGCACTCCCGTGCAAAACTCATATTATGGCGTGAGCTGGGATAAGGCTTCTTTGCAAAATTATATGGTGCAAAATGCCTTCGCGCAGTATAATTCTAACAATGTCTATCTCAAGCTTGGGCGCTATGAATCAGGTAAAGTAGGTAAATATTTTAGTGGCTACAATCAAGGTGCTGAGGGCTACATAACCTTTAGCGCATTTAAAGTTTGGGGTTTTTGGTCTAACCGCAGAGCATTTGCCTACAATCAATGGTTTAATGACTTTTACCGCGTGCATGGGAAAGATTCCAAAGGGCACAATCGCCAAACCTACGCATTTGGTGTCGATGCAACATTTGGCGGATTTGGCGCATCACTTTTCACTTATTTTGTGCCTACGAAATTTACAGCTCCCGGCGCTAGTTTAAGCTATGATACAAACCCACAATTTGATGGTAGTGGCGTGCGTACCATTATCAAAGCCAATGCAATTTTCCCTCAAAAAAACGCTGGCTTTAATAGTTTAGGTCGCAATTGGGGCGTTATAGAATCAAGCACTGCTTCGCTTTTATTAGATTTAAAAACTCAAGTCAATAACTTCTCATTTGGCGCAGGGGTTTATAAAAACTTTGGCAATGCAAACGCACTCATTGGGACTTGGGGAAATCCGCTCAACGCTTTGCTTGACATTTGGACAGCAAGCGCATACGAGCAAGGAGCAGCACTCAATGATATTGTAGGCAAAGATGCATTTACAGGTTTTGGCTTTGTGGGCGCGACACACGGCGCGCTTGATTGGCAGATTCTCGCGCGCGGGACAAATTCACCCAGAAGCGCAGAATCTAGCCTTGCACTCATCCTCAAATACAAGCTCCGAGAAGATATTAGCGTGGGTGGGAAAATTGAAGGCTTTATAGACACAACAAAAGCCGGCTACAATCCCATTTATGGCTATTATAGAGTAAATGGTGGCAGCGGCGGAATTGATAACACAGGCGGAATTGCACAAAAGCGCACAGACGACAGAAGCCATATATTCTTTTATATCGCGCATAGTTTTTAG
- a CDS encoding ATP-dependent helicase yields MPISLLNAQQRAAASAPRGYNLIIASAGTGKTSTIVGRIAHLLQSGVAPKEILLLTFTNKASQEMIERVGKFFSPKVAGEIESGTFHAVAYRYLKQHSQIRLKQPKELRVLFKSLYEKRVFLNRSSQPPYSSQYLYDIYSLFINSSFSGSFGEWITKRQPQQEEYTAIYEDMLAEFTELKKAHHYADYNDLLLLYRKAISQKTPDFAEVLCDEYQDTNPLQDSILKALKPESLFCVGDYDQSIYAFNGADISIISSFASTYENARVFSLSKNYRSSAQILALANKVIEHNERIYPKKLEVVKNGNFEAPKLLGFDELFLQYQGIAQAIAQSKHTHSDIAIIFRNNSSADGLEASLRTLNIPCKRKGSSSFFESKEVVLLLDLCAIVTHKSDMMAYINALSYGKGIGSAVARDLFESLLRLGDGNALQGLFKPNLSVRSFEQKAKNTQLGLFDDFFALQAKERFNALLDKNFASHPLFEHPKLNAQSAEFLNEFYLLLSQTKELKTPKYLILQISQSTFFQKITHTLAKERAKNKDGSIDSPKEEKAKENIARKISLLHDLARSYQDMSSFLNAMVLISTEASEGNGVNLLSVHASKGLEFRDVYVVDLMEGRFPNIKLVNKGGSIEEERRLFYVALTRAKENLILSYALKDVLKNIDYVPSRFLYEANLLQKESESS; encoded by the coding sequence ATGCCTATTTCACTTCTAAACGCACAACAGCGCGCTGCTGCAAGCGCGCCACGCGGATATAATCTCATCATCGCTTCGGCTGGCACAGGCAAAACTTCCACGATTGTGGGGCGCATCGCGCATCTTTTGCAAAGTGGTGTCGCGCCAAAGGAGATTCTGTTGCTAACTTTTACAAACAAAGCGAGTCAAGAAATGATAGAGCGCGTGGGTAAATTTTTTAGCCCAAAAGTCGCTGGAGAGATAGAATCTGGTACTTTCCACGCTGTGGCATATCGCTATTTAAAGCAACATTCTCAAATCCGCTTAAAACAACCAAAAGAATTAAGAGTGCTTTTTAAGAGCCTCTACGAAAAGCGTGTTTTTCTCAATCGCTCAAGCCAACCGCCCTACTCAAGCCAATATCTCTATGATATTTACTCACTTTTTATTAATAGTAGTTTTAGCGGAAGCTTTGGTGAGTGGATTACCAAAAGGCAACCTCAACAAGAGGAATACACCGCTATTTATGAGGATATGCTTGCAGAATTTACTGAGCTTAAAAAAGCCCATCATTATGCGGATTACAATGATTTGCTACTCCTTTATCGAAAGGCGATTAGCCAAAAAACACCAGATTTCGCCGAGGTGCTTTGCGATGAGTATCAAGATACTAATCCCCTGCAAGATTCTATCCTTAAAGCACTCAAGCCAGAAAGTCTTTTTTGTGTGGGTGATTATGACCAAAGCATTTATGCTTTTAATGGTGCGGATATTAGCATTATTAGCAGTTTTGCAAGCACTTATGAAAATGCAAGAGTCTTTAGTTTAAGCAAAAATTACCGCTCCAGCGCGCAAATTCTCGCTCTTGCAAACAAGGTCATCGAACACAATGAGAGAATCTACCCCAAAAAGCTTGAAGTCGTTAAGAACGGGAATTTTGAAGCACCAAAACTTTTGGGCTTTGATGAGCTGTTTTTGCAGTATCAAGGAATCGCGCAGGCAATCGCGCAAAGCAAACACACACATTCTGATATTGCAATCATTTTCCGCAATAACTCAAGCGCTGATGGGCTAGAAGCCAGCCTAAGAACACTCAATATCCCGTGCAAGCGCAAGGGAAGCTCGAGCTTTTTTGAAAGTAAAGAGGTTGTGCTTTTGCTTGATTTATGTGCGATTGTCACACATAAAAGCGATATGATGGCGTATATCAACGCGCTAAGTTATGGTAAAGGTATAGGAAGCGCGGTGGCAAGAGATTTATTTGAATCTTTATTGCGACTTGGCGATGGAAATGCGTTGCAAGGGCTTTTTAAGCCAAATCTTTCCGTGAGAAGTTTCGAGCAAAAAGCAAAAAACACGCAACTAGGACTTTTTGATGATTTTTTTGCATTACAAGCAAAAGAGCGTTTTAACGCGCTGTTAGATAAAAATTTTGCCTCACACCCACTTTTTGAACACCCAAAGCTGAATGCTCAAAGCGCGGAATTTCTCAATGAATTTTACCTTTTGCTTTCTCAAACAAAAGAGCTAAAAACCCCAAAATACCTTATTTTGCAAATTTCACAAAGCACATTTTTTCAAAAAATTACACACACACTTGCAAAAGAGCGCGCAAAAAACAAAGATGGCAGTATAGATTCTCCAAAAGAGGAAAAAGCAAAGGAGAATATCGCGCGCAAAATCTCTCTCCTGCACGACTTAGCGCGTAGCTATCAAGATATGTCAAGCTTCTTAAATGCGATGGTGCTCATCTCAACGGAGGCAAGTGAGGGTAATGGCGTGAATCTGCTAAGCGTGCATGCGAGCAAGGGATTGGAGTTTAGAGATGTGTATGTGGTGGATTTGATGGAGGGCAGATTCCCAAACATTAAGCTTGTAAATAAGGGTGGAAGCATTGAAGAGGAACGGCGACTTTTTTATGTCGCGCTCACGCGTGCAAAGGAGAATCTCATTTTGTCTTACGCGCTCAAAGATGTGTTAAAAAATATCGATTATGTGCCCTCGCGTTTTTTGTATGAAGCAAATCTTTTACAAAAAGAGAGCGAAAGTTCTTGA
- a CDS encoding class I SAM-dependent methyltransferase — MKMLNFACGARIAKGWENIDFSPIDKNVKKVNLLSQLPYKENYFDVAYSSHFLEHLTPENARKILAEIKRVLKPNGILRIVVPDLENLCVNYLQSLNKLKPLMGGGGK; from the coding sequence ATGAAAATGCTAAATTTTGCCTGCGGAGCGAGGATTGCTAAAGGTTGGGAAAATATCGACTTTAGCCCGATTGATAAAAATGTAAAAAAAGTTAATTTACTTTCTCAATTGCCATATAAAGAAAATTACTTTGATGTAGCTTATAGCAGCCATTTTTTGGAGCATTTGACACCAGAAAATGCACGCAAGATTCTTGCCGAAATCAAACGCGTTTTAAAGCCCAATGGGATTTTGCGTATTGTCGTGCCAGATTTAGAAAATCTTTGCGTTAATTACCTGCAAAGTCTCAATAAACTTAAGCCTCTAATGGGGGGGGGGGGCAAGTAG
- the fliW gene encoding flagellar assembly protein FliW: MQYEVKSPILGFENVVQVEFEKIDDVFCRISALDGSMGLILINPYALLKEYNFSIPTATELMLDLKQSDKIEVYCVLVVQSPIEDSQVSFLSPIVFNPSKKYIAQVVLNLKDYPSFGITKPIKEFLPKELLESLRP, translated from the coding sequence ATGAAGTCAAATCGCCGATTCTAGGTTTTGAAAATGTCGTGCAAGTGGAGTTTGAAAAAATTGATGATGTATTTTGCAGAATTAGTGCGCTTGATGGCTCAATGGGACTTATTTTGATTAATCCTTACGCACTTTTAAAGGAATATAATTTCAGCATTCCTACCGCCACAGAGCTTATGCTGGATTTGAAACAAAGCGATAAAATCGAGGTGTATTGCGTGCTTGTGGTGCAAAGCCCGATTGAAGATTCTCAAGTGAGCTTCCTTTCACCAATTGTGTTTAATCCGAGTAAAAAATATATCGCACAAGTAGTGTTAAATCTCAAAGATTATCCGAGTTTTGGCATTACAAAGCCTATCAAAGAATTTTTACCAAAAGAATTACTAGAATCCCTGCGTCCATAA
- a CDS encoding ATP-dependent Clp protease adaptor ClpS, with protein MPRSNTESATDLLLEEPKLHEVIILNDNWTTMEFVVDILIKIFDKNFNDAKNIMLRIHEEGLGVCGIYPYDIAELKVKLTLERARKEGHPLRMETREV; from the coding sequence ATGCCACGAAGCAATACAGAAAGCGCGACAGACTTGCTTTTAGAAGAGCCCAAATTACACGAAGTGATAATTTTAAATGATAATTGGACGACGATGGAGTTTGTCGTGGATATTTTGATAAAAATTTTTGACAAAAACTTTAATGACGCAAAGAACATTATGCTACGCATACACGAAGAGGGCTTGGGCGTGTGCGGAATCTACCCCTATGATATTGCTGAGCTCAAGGTCAAACTCACACTAGAGCGCGCCCGCAAAGAAGGACACCCGTTGCGTATGGAAACACGCGAGGTGTAG
- a CDS encoding AAA family ATPase has protein sequence MASNNFAQVIAEAINIARDMRHNILTTEHVFFALLRNKEGEELLEKCGGNVAQMGEYIYRYLTKYLPSLQNLNSRPEHTPALERIFTSMVAHVEAQGNKQAEVGDFLAAVLEERESYAAKVLESQGIDRFILTAQLIEEEQRSRGAHDGAEATRQGNESYLAQFAKNLTKAAKEGKIDPIIGRSEEILRLSEILCRRKKNNPVLIGESGVGKTAIAEGLALEIANKRVPMALHDAQIFALDLAAMVSGSKYRGDFEKRLKGALSELESIPNSIVFIDEIHTIVGAGATSNSGLDASNLLKPALASGSLRCIGASTFNEFKQTFDKDKALLRRFSKVEVKEPSVEDCYKILKALAPIYEKFHNVRYLESAIKACVDLSHRYISDRFLPDKAIDLLDESGAYHKIKMQDSQKKDAELGVIPTIGLKDIESIISKSVHIPKSQINQDESKVLKNLDKKLKERIFSQDRAIDEVVRAILKNKAGLGEVNKPIGSFVFAGPSGVGKTELSQELARILGIAFVKFDMSEYMEAHSISRLIGAPAGYVGFEQGGLLVDSIRKNPYCVLLLDEIEKAHSDIYNVLLQVLDSASLTDNAGNRADFKNVIVIMTSNAGSKEGNTLGFNMDNKGKSEGAIKNLFSPEFRSRLDGVVHFNALGVKEYKLIAKKFLDDLNAQLSEKKITLLPQTSALDFLATRSMDNDLGAREIKRLIDSQVKQPLSEEILFGKLRRGGKVKISVKKARNADSKQELCVEIV, from the coding sequence ATGGCAAGTAACAATTTTGCACAAGTGATCGCGGAGGCGATAAATATCGCTAGGGATATGCGACATAATATTCTTACAACTGAGCACGTATTTTTCGCGCTGTTGCGTAACAAAGAGGGTGAGGAATTGCTAGAGAAATGCGGTGGTAATGTCGCGCAAATGGGAGAATATATCTATCGCTATTTGACAAAATACCTCCCAAGTTTGCAGAATCTCAATTCTCGCCCAGAGCACACGCCAGCTTTAGAGCGCATTTTTACTTCTATGGTCGCGCATGTCGAGGCGCAGGGCAATAAACAAGCTGAAGTGGGCGACTTTCTAGCTGCGGTTTTGGAGGAGCGTGAGAGCTATGCGGCTAAAGTTTTAGAGTCTCAAGGCATTGACAGATTTATCCTCACTGCACAGCTTATCGAGGAGGAGCAACGCTCTAGAGGTGCGCACGATGGTGCAGAGGCTACAAGACAAGGCAATGAAAGTTACCTTGCGCAATTTGCAAAAAATCTCACAAAAGCCGCCAAAGAAGGCAAGATTGACCCAATCATCGGGCGCAGTGAGGAGATTTTGCGTCTAAGTGAGATTCTTTGTCGGCGCAAGAAAAATAATCCTGTGCTTATCGGAGAATCTGGCGTGGGGAAAACGGCCATTGCTGAAGGGCTCGCGCTTGAGATTGCAAATAAGCGCGTACCTATGGCTTTGCACGATGCACAGATTTTCGCGCTTGACTTGGCTGCGATGGTGTCAGGGAGTAAGTATCGAGGTGATTTTGAAAAGCGCTTAAAAGGCGCGCTTAGCGAGCTAGAATCTATCCCAAATAGCATTGTTTTTATCGATGAGATTCATACAATTGTAGGTGCGGGCGCTACGAGTAATAGCGGGCTTGACGCTTCAAATCTCTTGAAACCCGCGCTTGCAAGCGGTAGTCTGCGTTGTATTGGCGCGAGCACATTTAATGAGTTTAAGCAGACTTTTGACAAGGATAAAGCACTTTTGCGGAGATTTTCAAAGGTTGAGGTAAAAGAGCCCAGCGTGGAGGATTGCTACAAGATTCTAAAAGCACTTGCGCCAATTTATGAGAAATTCCACAATGTGCGCTATTTGGAATCTGCTATCAAAGCGTGCGTGGATCTTTCTCACCGCTATATAAGCGATAGATTTTTGCCAGATAAAGCGATTGATTTGCTTGATGAAAGTGGCGCATATCATAAAATAAAAATGCAAGATTCTCAAAAAAAAGATGCCGAACTTGGCGTAATCCCTACAATTGGACTCAAAGACATTGAATCTATCATTTCAAAAAGCGTGCATATCCCAAAATCTCAAATCAATCAAGATGAAAGCAAGGTGCTAAAAAACCTAGACAAAAAACTAAAAGAGCGCATTTTCTCGCAAGATAGGGCAATTGATGAGGTTGTGCGCGCGATTTTGAAAAACAAGGCAGGTTTAGGAGAGGTTAATAAACCCATTGGAAGCTTTGTTTTTGCTGGACCTAGTGGCGTTGGGAAAACCGAGCTAAGTCAAGAGCTAGCTAGAATCTTGGGCATTGCGTTTGTGAAGTTTGATATGAGTGAATATATGGAGGCGCATTCCATTTCAAGGCTTATTGGTGCACCGGCGGGATATGTGGGCTTTGAGCAGGGTGGGTTGCTTGTGGATAGTATCCGCAAGAATCCTTACTGCGTGCTTTTGCTCGATGAGATTGAAAAGGCGCATAGTGATATTTATAATGTCCTTTTGCAAGTGCTAGATTCTGCGAGTTTGACGGATAATGCGGGTAATCGTGCGGATTTTAAAAATGTCATTGTTATTATGACGAGTAATGCTGGAAGCAAGGAGGGCAACACGCTTGGCTTTAATATGGATAATAAGGGCAAGAGTGAGGGTGCGATAAAAAATCTTTTCTCGCCAGAGTTTCGCTCGCGCCTTGATGGCGTGGTGCATTTTAACGCGCTTGGCGTGAAGGAATACAAGCTTATTGCAAAAAAATTCCTAGATGATTTAAATGCTCAGCTAAGTGAGAAAAAAATCACACTTTTGCCACAAACTAGCGCGCTAGATTTCCTTGCTACAAGGAGTATGGATAATGATTTGGGTGCGCGCGAGATTAAGCGCCTTATTGATTCTCAAGTCAAACAACCTTTGAGTGAGGAGATTCTCTTTGGGAAGCTTAGACGCGGTGGGAAGGTAAAAATCAGCGTGAAAAAAGCTAGAAATGCGGATTCTAAGCAAGAGCTTTGTGTGGAGATTGTGTAA
- the folE gene encoding GTP cyclohydrolase I FolE produces the protein MGHNRLLEQFSGFFHTLCENLGENPKREGLKQTPQRAVQSFSDLLSGYKQDPKELLGATFQEGVCDEMVIAKDIEFYSMCEHHLLPFFGHISIGYIPDGRIAGLSALARVVEAYARRLQIQETLTEQIAQCLLDTLKPKGVIVTSQARHLCMSMRGVQKNPIIITSALRGLFKSDPRTRAEFMQLVK, from the coding sequence ATGGGACACAATCGTTTGCTAGAGCAATTTAGTGGATTTTTTCACACACTTTGTGAGAATCTTGGTGAAAATCCCAAGCGCGAGGGTTTAAAGCAAACGCCACAGCGCGCAGTGCAGTCTTTTAGCGACTTATTGAGTGGCTATAAGCAAGACCCAAAGGAATTGCTAGGCGCGACCTTTCAAGAGGGTGTGTGTGATGAAATGGTGATTGCTAAAGATATTGAATTTTATTCTATGTGCGAACATCATTTGTTGCCATTTTTTGGACACATTAGCATAGGCTACATTCCCGATGGGCGCATCGCCGGGCTTAGCGCGCTGGCTAGGGTGGTGGAGGCGTATGCGCGAAGACTGCAGATTCAAGAAACGCTAACAGAGCAAATCGCCCAATGCCTCCTTGATACACTCAAGCCAAAAGGTGTCATCGTCACCTCGCAGGCGCGTCATCTCTGTATGAGTATGCGTGGCGTGCAGAAAAATCCTATCATTATCACTTCCGCGCTACGCGGACTTTTTAAAAGCGACCCCCGCACCCGCGCGGAGTTTATGCAGTTAGTGAAATAA
- a CDS encoding ABC transporter ATP-binding protein, with product MSFSKKRKRVLEKRKQTTSTFATINKLRALLTRRDKIILCFLFVGMIAFSVIETASISIIMPFITFASKPELIFANPYSKAIYEFFAFENTFSFMLFFCEALVGFYIFRALYGIFYTYCLARFSFRKFHYFAYRLFNKAVELNYTDFVKRKTDKIRSTIANEALSASSYMQYFLQIFAEIFTIIIMYVLLLFTSWKMTLVLSVVLSVQVFLIITILGGKLKKVGATRLQTQAKFNEIITKTFGNFKIIKLKGNQEEVCQEFDDVSRKLTNAQIFFSTSQPAPRYLLESLGFGILVGCVAYILLYYKDFDRVLPIISMYALALYRILPSVNRILQFYGQMAFNSKSVSAVYDDLLYHTDPEDSRPCDFKEKIELKNISFYYDANKPIIENFNLTIFKGDKIAFCGSSGAGKSTLVDLIIGIYKPKEGKILVDNVEINNHNLRSWRKKIGYIPQTIYLFDGSVAENVAFGSMMEESRVIEACRKANILDFLNEHNGIYTRVGEGGILLSGGQKQRIGIARAIYDDPEILVLDEATSALDSQTEAKIMDQVYDVAQNKTLLVIAHRLNTIERCERKIELKRA from the coding sequence ATGAGCTTTTCAAAAAAACGCAAAAGGGTTTTAGAAAAGCGTAAGCAAACCACAAGCACGTTTGCTACCATAAACAAACTCCGCGCGCTCCTTACGCGCAGAGATAAGATTATTTTGTGCTTTTTGTTTGTTGGCATGATTGCATTTTCGGTGATTGAGACGGCGAGCATTAGCATTATTATGCCTTTTATCACCTTTGCTTCTAAGCCAGAACTTATCTTTGCAAATCCCTATTCAAAGGCGATTTATGAGTTTTTTGCTTTTGAAAACACCTTTAGTTTTATGCTCTTTTTTTGTGAGGCGCTTGTGGGATTTTATATTTTCCGCGCGCTGTATGGCATTTTTTACACTTATTGTTTGGCGCGGTTTTCTTTTCGCAAGTTTCACTATTTTGCGTATAGACTTTTTAATAAAGCAGTTGAGCTAAACTACACAGATTTTGTCAAACGTAAAACCGATAAGATTCGCTCTACAATCGCAAATGAGGCACTTAGCGCCTCTTCTTATATGCAATATTTTTTGCAAATTTTTGCTGAAATTTTTACCATTATCATTATGTATGTTTTACTGCTTTTTACAAGCTGGAAGATGACTCTTGTATTAAGCGTGGTGTTAAGCGTGCAGGTTTTTTTGATTATAACAATTTTAGGTGGGAAGCTAAAAAAGGTTGGCGCTACGAGGTTGCAGACGCAGGCAAAATTTAATGAAATCATCACAAAAACCTTTGGAAATTTTAAGATTATTAAGCTCAAAGGCAATCAAGAAGAAGTCTGCCAAGAATTTGATGATGTAAGTAGGAAACTAACAAATGCACAAATCTTTTTTAGCACTTCCCAGCCTGCACCGCGTTATTTATTAGAATCTTTAGGATTTGGAATTTTAGTTGGTTGTGTTGCGTATATTTTGCTTTATTACAAGGATTTTGACCGCGTGCTCCCAATTATCTCAATGTATGCGCTGGCGTTGTATAGAATCTTGCCCTCTGTGAATAGAATCTTGCAGTTTTATGGACAAATGGCGTTTAACTCAAAATCTGTCTCTGCGGTCTATGATGATTTGCTCTATCACACAGACCCAGAGGATTCCCGCCCGTGTGATTTTAAAGAAAAAATCGAGCTAAAAAATATTAGCTTTTATTATGATGCCAATAAGCCAATTATTGAAAATTTCAATCTTACGATTTTCAAGGGCGATAAAATCGCATTTTGCGGATCAAGTGGTGCGGGCAAAAGCACGCTTGTTGATTTAATCATCGGAATCTACAAGCCAAAAGAGGGCAAGATTCTCGTTGATAATGTCGAGATAAATAACCACAATCTGCGCTCGTGGCGCAAAAAAATCGGCTATATCCCTCAAACTATCTATCTTTTTGATGGGAGCGTGGCAGAGAATGTCGCTTTTGGTAGTATGATGGAAGAATCGCGCGTGATAGAGGCGTGTAGAAAGGCAAATATCCTTGATTTCCTCAACGAACATAATGGAATCTATACGCGCGTAGGCGAGGGCGGGATACTGCTAAGTGGTGGGCAAAAACAGCGCATAGGTATTGCGCGCGCAATCTATGATGACCCTGAAATTTTGGTGCTAGATGAAGCCACAAGCGCGCTGGATTCTCAAACTGAGGCAAAGATAATGGATCAAGTCTATGATGTTGCGCAGAATAAGACTTTGCTTGTTATCGCCCACAGGCTTAATACGATTGAGCGTTGCGAGCGTAAAATTGAGTTAAAAAGGGCGTGA